Genomic segment of Trichoderma breve strain T069 chromosome 7 map unlocalized scaffold00007, whole genome shotgun sequence:
CCAACCtcgttgatgccattgtccATTCCATCACAAATGAAGAGTCTGAGGTTGTGCAGGTTGCCtgcatcaaggccattgaagGCCTTGTCAGCTCAGGACGTGTTGCCCATGACCGCCAGACACCCATCATCGCCTCCATCCAGTCTTACATGAACAGCAAGGACCCCGAGGAAATGGAGGAGGCTGACGAACTCCTCGTCACCCTGACCGAGGCTCTCAGAGCCGCCATCGGAATGGACAGCCAAATCGTCATTACCAGTGAAATTCCGTCGGTGgatcttctcttcttgctggccaagctgggaGCCAGCAACTTCCAGGTTACAATGCTTGTTACAGAGGCatttgaagacattgtcacCAGCCTCTCGGATGCCTCTTCATATGGCGCTCTGTGCCAGCGTATCCTGCCAACATTGACTGGCGCCTTTGACGTGGCCAACCTCACAGAGGACAACCCCCTTGTTACGGTGAGTTGGTGACAACATTCTTCAACACGGATCGAAATCACTTACTGACAATGACTTGACATAGGTTGCAACTGAGTTGCTCGTCGTTTTGACAGAGCATGCCTCCGAGCCTCTTCCGGAGGGCTTCGTAGCTGCTACGCTCCCCAAGCTTAACCGCCTGCTCATGGAGTCTGGAGAGGGCGACGTTTTGCGACCTGGATCCGAAGCAGTCAAGTGGATTCTGGTCCACGACCACCAACAAGTCTTTAACTGGCACGATTCCAACGGCCGATCCGGTTTGGAAGTCTGCCTGCACATTATTGACCGACTCCTAGGTCCTTCCATTGAGGACAATGCTGCCTCCGAGGTTGGAGGACTCGCTGCCGAACTTGTCGAGAAGGCTGGACAAGAGCGCCTGGGACCATTCCTGCCGCAGCTCCTTCAGGCCGTTGCTAACCGACTTGCTACTGCTCAAGCTGCCGCTTTCATCCAATCCCTTATCCTCGTCTTTGCCCGACTCTCCCTGGGCGGCGCGCAGGATGTTGTAGAGTTCCTGAGCCAGATCCAGATCAATGGCGAGAGTGGGCTTCAGGTTGTCCTGGCCAAGTGGCTGGAAAACTCTGTTAGCTTTGCCGGATATGACGAGATTAGACAAAAGTCGGTGTTAAGAATCTTGGAGTGAGCCCCCTGGTTTGGGCAGGACAGATTTGCTAACGTGTTTGTAGTGTGATTGCTTTGTCGAAGCTCTACTCGCTCAACGACCCCCGAGTAGCACAAACATCAGTCAAGGGCGATTTGATCGTCGGCGCCGATGACGGGATGATCAAGACCCGATCTCGCGCCAAGAAGAGTATGTCCCGCGGTGCCTTCACCATTTCCAGTACAGACGTCATGCTAGACCGACTGTATCACCAATACTTCAAAGAAGATATCAAGACTAATACACCAACCCAACGAATAGACCCCGACAAGTACACCATCATCCCTGCCACACTCAAGATCGTCAAGGTCTTGATTGAGGAGCTCCTCTCTGCTTCTGGTGCTCGTGCTGCCGCCAGTGCCGCGTCTGCCGCCGTTGCTAGCGCAGAATtcgacgatgaagacaacgacgaggagggatgggaagatgacgacgacacTCTTGACCTCTCCCTGGGCGCAACCAAGGCTGAGCTCATGGCGTTTGGCATGGACTCGAGCTCACGACAACGCGACGACGAGACGCAGCAGTATCTGACCGAGTTCTTCATCCGTTGCGGCCGAGAGAACGTAGCTAACTTTCAGGAATGGTACAACCTGCTGTCGGACGACGAGAAGGCCAAGCTGAACGAagtggctgctgcttcggGCTAAAATTATGCTTGTAGTCAGGGAAGCGTACCAGACAGCGAATCCTGCTCGAGGAAAATTCCTTTCTTTATGGCCTTTTTTATTATCCAAGTGAAGTGAAAATGGGGGGATTCGGACCTGTCTTGGATGGAAACAAAATCACTTTATGACAGCGGAGAGAGACTGCAACCGAAAATAACAAGAAATCGAAGtaaaacagagaaaaaaaaaaagcagacaAAGATCACGATTGATACGAAAAACATTACGATGGTAGAGGCAGTAGTGATAGATACCTTGATAGTATAGAAAGAAATAAGACATTgtgcaagagaagaaagcgCCTTGTATCAAGCACCAGCGTTTGTCTGATTTAGCTCGATTGGGGCGAATTATTTTGTGATGGCCGTCTTTTTCCCGCTCTTTACATACTATTTAGGAGATAGGTCATATATTGTATTGCCTTGCATACTTTTCACATAATATTGCCAATTGTTGAACTTTTGATACGGCAATCTCATCATTCATAAGATACATTTTCCAACGAGTGATAACTACCTTACTGTAGCTGCGCTGCTCATCGCTGCCTACACCACACAAACTATGTAATAGGTGTCGTAACAACTACAATGAACAAATACTACTCATTGACCGCCGCTCGATTTACTCCCCCATCGTGCGCTGTCTTAAATAATATCGCCCGGGCCAAACCCTCCCGATCCAGAACCAAAACCTCCTGgaccaaagccaaagcctcCGTTGTTGCCGCCCCTGCCGCCTCCTCTCCCGGGAAATGGAGGCTGCTGCCCGAGGGGGTACATCGGTCCGTCACTCGGATCGACCGGATCGTACCTAGCTCCTGGAGGCCTTTGCGAGTTGTATCCTTGGCCATACTGTTGGCCTCCATAGCCGCCCTGTCCCGTAAACAGCGGATCGCCAAAGGTAGGATGCATGCCTGAAAAGCCGCCGGGCCGAGGCGGACCTCCGCCCACAAACGACCCCCTGAGCGGATCGTGGGGCCCAAGTCCTTGGGGATTGAGATCGTCATGTCCTATGTTGACGGGAGGCATTCGCAATCCCCCCATGTTTCGCGGTGGAGCGTTGATTTCGTGCTCATCCTCAAAACCAGGAGGGGGGAAATCACCAGGTATGGGCCGCCGAGGAGCGCCAGCATTGGGTAGTAAATCGGGATGCGGATAAGGGTGTGGTGGCTGCTGTGGTCGAAATGGCTCTGATGCCTGTGGAATCGCACCAGGGCGGTTGGGAGTCATGGAGCTGGGAGGGTCAAATCGTCTAGGTTGTTCGAAGCTGGGAGGGCGCTGTTGACCGCTCTCTTGAATGCGTCGTTCAATTGTAGACGGGATCTTTTGTTCCACGCCTTCCTCCGTCTCCAAATAGCCCTCTTTCTGAAGCTTTGGGATCAACTTTTGCACCAAATTGACCCTCAAGTCCCGAATTATCCTCTCGATAGTTCCGGGTGAGTCAAATAGAGCCTTCAGCGTCCCCACAAGATTGCTTCGGTCTTCCTGTCCATGGCCATCGAGGGGAATGCGAAAGGGCAGTTTGCTAGCGTTGACGACCTTTCGAGTCTCATACTCGATCCGGTAAATCTTTTCATCGCCGACAGCGAGAGCCCGGACCTCGACCTTTGCGCCCATGCGGTCGACGCGCAAGACAAATGTCATAGCCGACTGCTTGTGCCTATATACAAAAGATAGAGCGCCGAACCCATTATTCCACTGAGGGGGGAGACGAGGTGCTAGAGTCTGGCATTCCTCTGTGAGATATCGTTAGTTATTCAGCCTTGTTTATGGACAGGGTAATGAGGGGCAGCAAGCATACCCAGCAACTTGTCTTCGTTAAAGCCGTACAGCCGAAAGTCGAGAGAGACAAAGTATGCGTGTGCGAGCAGCGCTACGACTTCGTAGGAACTTGCGATGTCGGACGATTCGTCGTTTGGCTGATGCGTGGGCAGAGCATCGGCCATGGCCTGGAGCACCGAGTCTGTGCTGACCGGCGTCTGCCGTGGTtccgccatgatgatgagattcttGGAGGTGTGATTTTGGAGATGAGTTTCAACAATGCGCAGTGgatagaagaagagatgagggTATAAAGTTGATGCGACTGGGATAGAGACTGGAAGAGTGGTGATAATACAGAGTGTTGATATGTAATTGGATGGATGTTAAAAGTCAAGTTGCACGTTGGAGGCGTCATTGCCACTGCTGCCTTTAAGACCGGGGAAGCTCAGCCCTACGGCAGCCTCTAGCTCCAGCGAGCTTCAGCGAGCTTCAGTGGATCGCAGTACCACCAGGTAGCGTTACTTGGTATGGCGCACTACAGGGCGTGCTTGTGCAGCTGAATGGTTGGTATTGAATACATCCATGAACTTGGAAGAAAGCAGCTACTAAAGGCACTAAAGTCTTTACTGTATGACGAAATGGAggcccatcaccaacatcaatcattcattcattcatccaaTATCACATGACACTCCAACAACGCCAACTCACCTCCAAACAATCCccccaaaccaccaaaaaccAACCATCACCACCCAAATGTCAGCCTCACCACCACATCCTCAAGACTCCTCTCACTCTCAATCTCACTCCCTCCCCTCTCACACCGCAaaccccctcctctcctccttcacATCCTTcctcaccatcgccatccattCCCTCCTCTACCACCGCACCCTCTACCCATCCACGTCCTTCCTCGCAACCCGTGCATACAACCTCCCCGTCCACCAGTCCCGCCACCCGGGTCTCTGCGCCTGGATCTCCGAcgccgtcgccgccatcgccGCGCAACTTCGCGTAGGCTCCGTCCGCCGCATCGTCCTCGCTATTCACTCTCCTCTAGGACCCTCACAGCCCCCAGTCGTGCGCGAGAGATGGGTCTTCGACGTGCATCGTTTTCCAGCATGGGGTAGTACCGCTGAAACAGACGCCCCGACTTctcaccaacagcagcaacagcagcacgAAGATCTCGATGATCCCGTCGcagaagatgccgatgacggTGCTGCGTCCGAGAAGCTCAACTGGGCCGACATCCACGAGGCCCTAAGAGCAACCCTCCAAAGACTCGCCTACGCAGCCCAAGCCGCGCCCAAACTCCCTCCAGGATGCACATTCGCACTCGCTCTCGAACTAAGAgacgaagctgaagctccCATCGGTGTAAGTCAGAAACTCGACAAAAGGAACGAGAGCTGCCCAAAGAACCACCAGCTAACACAACACTCTTTCAGTATCCCCAACCGTGGATCCCTTCTGAAGGGCCTTTGCAGCCTCCTACCGCGGAGAAACCGCATCAAGGTGAATCGTTAAGAGGAGCTGCCACGAAACCCGTGAGATCTGTGAGAGCGGATCCCCTTTTCTTCGAGTGCTGGCTCGAACAAGGTCcggaagatgccgaggctgTAAGTTCCGGTAGTGGCATTGTGACGAATACATCATCAGAAAAAACATCACAATGAAAATGCGAACATAAAAAGACATCAATAGAAAtgtgaaaaagaaatagagtAAAAGTTAATGTTAATGCGTCTGCTTCGTCATaacattcttcatctttgctaTGATCATTCCGTAGTCTCTCTACCCTTTCATGTcaaaataattaaaaaatagagagaaataaaacaacaacaaaatcAGCCCCATTCTAAAACACATAATCCCACCCGGGGccatgaaagaaaaaaaaaaaagcaacaagaaaTTCCTCCCAAATTTCATAAAAGACAGAACCCCCCTCGCCCAAGACTCCCCTATTTCGCATGCTTTGAACCCTCCCAACCCCCCTTTAAATTCCAGAGAGAGCCCATCCTTGTTTTCTGCGGAATAAGTAGTATACAGCAGtttttctcttatttttcttttcggtaccatcatcgccctgcgtctattaaaaaaaaaagaagattttTGGAAGAAAcgtgagaaagagaaaagatgaaaaacgGGCCCGACATTACcacatgccatcatcataaaagccaaaaagaaaaaagcatcaaatcaaaatCCTCTCcaaaacaagaggaaaagaaaaaaaaaaggaatagAATCTCCTCATTATTGCCGTTATCAAGCATCATTAGCTTATTCCGTCGTCCCCTTCAGCGCTGCCCGCAGGCTAATCATTTCGCGCTTCAATCGCGCATTCTCCTTTTTCATCTTGGCAAGTTCTTCTCCTTGCGTCTTGAGCTTGACAATCAGCTCTTCtttatcttctttgcctttgcccttGAGCGCCTTAACAATCTTTCCGAGCTCGGTATTGAACCGCTCGTATAGCAGCTCGTTTTCTGCCACGGCTTCTTTGTGTAGTTGGTCGATGGACCGCATCTTGGACTCGGTTGTCTTGAGAGTGATTTCCACGTCCCGCTGGAGCTCATCCTGTCTGTCGCGTAGCTCTTGCATCACGCCGGGCATCCTGTCCTCTAGTGAGGCGACCGATGAAGCCAACAGCTGAATGCTGGCTGCTTCGGAATCAGTCAAGCTATCATTGTTCACTCGTGCCATTTCCTCGCCAATCTTGAACAGTTCCGACTGCAGCATGGCATCTGCTTCTCCCACAGCAGTCTTCTCCGTCTGCAGCCGCTCTCGCAGCTTTTGCGGAGATTGCAGTCGGAGCTTCTGTGCGGGGGTTCGCGTCGGGCTGATAGTCACTCGGACCGGGGTTTCACCAGACGAGCTTCCGGGACGGATGGgcttcggcggcagcaatgtGGGAATGTTGGACGTCGACAGTGTTTTGGTGTGCGTTGGCTTCGGCCTCCTGTAAGGAGGCGGATCTTGTCTGGTAGGAGAATTTCCACGCATTGCCTGTTCCAGCTTGGCTTGAATCTCCTTGATTGGCGAGCCTGCTCTGATCCGAACACTGCCATAAATGTCCACCGAGCCCATGTTTTCCTTTTGCCGAGGGGATTTGAGCAGTGATGAGTCGGGGCTCAGGAGGGGAGTCTTCACAGGGATCACATTGGGACTGCCATTGACCTTTTCCGAAGTGTTTTGCAGGACTTGCAGCGCATCTTCCctttcctccgcctccctctcttcttgaaTACTCTCAGTCTCCATCAGCGACGGAAGATCCGATAGagagcttctcctcttggCATGTCTCCTCGGCGACCCGGGAGTTGGCGGCTCGGAGACGGGCTCCCCAATCGTGTCGAGCGGGTACTCTTGGCGATGCGCGCTGGGCGGTCTGTTCAGCTCCTCAAAGGCACTAGCTACGTGGACCCTGTCTCCAGATCCCGGCCTGCCCAGTGTAAATCTCTTTGAAATGTTGTTGTCGTCTATCGACCGTTGACGTAGAGCCTGCTGCATCGTCGCCCTAGACATGCTCTGGCTCTCGCCTGACGCCGAATTCCGGTGCTTGCCGAGACTTCTCCAGACAGAGTTGCGCTCCTCCTTGGAATTTGAGTTTTGCCGGAGCAGCATGTCAAGCCCGAATTTGCGGCGCAGAGACGATGTGTTGGAGGTTACGGATCCCTGGTGAGACTTGTTGCCGCTGTTGAGGCCAGGGCCACCGTTGGCGCGTGCCTGGAACGACTCAATCAGAGCCAAGTCGGCCAAACTAAAGCCAGCATACGTGGGCTCGCCAAATATCCTATCGCAGTCATCCACCAGTCGATCCAGCAGGTTGATGTAATTCGCGGCCGTGCCATCGGTAACCAGCATCTCCGAAAACGCCAAGGTCAGCGCACCACGGTCGCTATCGTTGCTGCAGCCGTCCAAGAGATCCGCTAGCAGCTTGATGAGTGCCGTAAACGCCCTTCGGTTTTGCGGAGCCAGTTCTTTGAACAAaaagttgacaaagtcgGCGAACTCGCCGGGGACTCTCTTGTTGGCTCGCTCCTGTAGAGTGTCGAGCATCTTGATCGTCGTCACAGGCCCAATCTGTTCGGCCCAGGCAATATGGAGAAAATTCTCAAAAGCTGTAAAGACAACTTCGGTTCCAACGTCGTTGGCCACTTCCACCTCTGACGGATTCTCAATGAGTCGATTGTACAAGTCATTCACCAGAAGTTCATCGGCCATGGAGCGGTGCATCAATGTCCTGCCATGAATAGAGCCCTTGCGATATTGAAGAGCCGTTGTGAATGCCTCAAAAGTCTGCTCTAACCGAACGAGTGGGTTTTCTGGCATAACCTCTTCCAACGGCCGGCGCGAGTTGTCCCTGCCCCTGATCGAACCATACACGGAGTGGTGGCTGTCTGCTCGTTGGATGGAgggttggtgttggtgctTGATTTCGGAAAGAGTCGTCTCCGAGGCGTTGTTGGAACCGCCACTCCATAAGCTGGTGAACAGCTTGACAGGGGAcgctgccaagaaggagcGTGTTTTTTCTGCACGATTAAATAGACATAGCGTCCTTAGCGTTTTGGAATTGTAGGAGACCATGGGGGCCGTAAGATTTCGGTTAGACACGTTGAACTGGGCGCTCAAGAGCTGCATTACTGGACGGGGTTAGCATTGGAGAAAAGAGtcaggaaaaaagaaacaaaggaaaactCACTTCTTCTTGACATAGTTGGAAGGAAATCTTCCAGAGCCACGTCGTCTTGATACTGCTTCCCATTGAGGCCCACGGTGAGCAGGGAAATCCTCTTCATGTTCTTGCTCGCCACATTGATGACAATCTCGATGCCATAATGGCCGACTGGAGCTCCCTTAGTTCCCTTCTCATGGTCCACCACCACGCGGATAAAAGCGGGTTCGCGCCGGCCCTCCACGAGCTGATCGGCGCCCTCCTGATATATCGCGGCATGCAGACCCAAGTTGTTCTCGGGCATCCGGACTGAGCGCAAAGTCCAGCGAGGGTCTTCCCTCTCCGTCTCGGAAAACCGCGCCTCGATCCTTGCCTTGACGACATCTTCGCTCCACTTTGCGGCTTTGCCCTCAAAGGCTTCCtgcagcaagaagcagcgcgacgtgatggccttggggacCTTATGCTCGCCGGGGTGCATGCCCTTCATCTCTGCGCTCGACGTCATCCAGACGAGGTGACCGTCGGCCGATTCTGTAAAGCGAACATCGGCAAGGTGATGCCATCCGGTAAAGATGAATTCGTACACGCCCGGGCCACCAGCAGCGTTCgtcatggagatgagcaGCTCCGCTGCTGAAGGCTTGTCGATTTCCCGTAGCAAATCTCGGCCTGTCATGTTATTGTCGCCCGATTTCCTCAGCATGACTATGTAGTCGGagaacaagaggaagatgcccGCGTCGTCGGAGTCAACGGTGGCCTGGTAGGGTGGTGAGAGCTCCAGAAAGTCGGCGGCTAGGATGAGGCGGCCCTGAGGCTCGAGGTCGGCAGGCCACGCCTCAACCATGTTTCGAAGTCGATTGGCGACATGAGGCTTGTCGGGCAGGGGATCGTCCATGGAGcagatgttggtgatgatgtctCGTGCCTTGAGCATGGGCTGTAGTGCCGGGTGTGTGATGGGCAACGAGGCGATAATCTGGTCAATTAGAAGGCTGTAACGCGGCAGCCTCTGGACGGGCTCAATGAGGAGTGAGCGAATGGTCTGCTCGCCTGCCTGGCTCACGCGCTGTCGGAAACTCGATTGCTGGTCTAGGAAGGAATTCAGCAGCGTCGGGAAGTGCTGACTAGCCTTGATGTAGTCTTGGTAGCACTGGGTAAACTTGGGGAACCATTCAAGgaagagcttggccatggctaAGGCACCAAGCGGATCCTTGACTCGCGTGGGATTGTTGGGGGCCTTTGTTGACGAGAGGGTCATGGTAGGTATTTCCATATCCTTGACGGcgtcttcttccgtctcgtCCATGATCTTGCGCAGCTCCTCGACAAAGGCCGAGTTGACCTGGAGGATACCGTCTGATGACTTGGgaaacagcttctccagctcctcctcggacGGACTCAGACTCTCGGCGGGCCGGGCTTTTGACTTGTTCCTAAAGTCGTTGGCCACTGTCTTGACCAGCTCCTGCACCTTGAGAACATAGCGCTCCTCGGTGTCGACGAGCTCGCCCATCTTCATGCGCAGCTCAATCTTTTGGTCCTTGGTAAAAGTCTTGTTGCGGTTCAGCGGCGTGGGCTTGGAGGGCGCGCGTCGCAGCTTGCTGGTGGGCAGGAAGACGGGCTCGCCAAACAGCTTGACCAGCGGTGTGTACATGCCATACTGGCGCAGCGTCGGATCGATGatgtcgtcttcatcgtcgggCATTTCCTCAAACTCTGATGGCTGGGGCGGTACTATGGACCCCGGCGGTAGGAGCAGGTCAATGTCGACGTTGCTTATATGTTGCGTCTGCAGGGCCTCGTCCAGCGTGGCAACGACATCGACGGTATTTTCGCTCTTGACCATCTCCTTTACCAGGTCGGCGGCGTGCTGCTCGCTGAAGAGGGCCGGAGCGCTGCCGGGGCGCTTCCCCTTGGGCGGGTAAACGTTCTTGAGATGGTTCTTTACATTTTCAGGCAGCTCCTTGAAGTAGCGGAACAGGCCAAATGCTAGGCCACGGTAGACCTCGTCGCCCTGGAACTCACGCGGCAGGTGGTTGACGACGCTGTAGAAGGGCGAGCTGGGGGATATCGTGATGCGCGGGAAGGACTGGAAGCCGGCGGGTGTGAAGACGTGGACCTGGACGCGGGAGCTGTTGAGAGTGTAGTTGGCCGTGGTCGAGGGCCcgtggaagatgaggacgggCAGCTGGCCCAGCAGAGGGTCGGGGGCGTGGTAGAGAGCAATGTGCTCGGGCGAGAGCGCCAGCTCGTCCGTAACCCGCACCATGGTGTCGTGTGTGGTCAAAGGGCGGCGCTCATAGCCCGACGGGGACTGGGTGGCAATGTACGAGGTTGGATGgtagagatgagatgattcgCGGGTGTttgtgtcttgtcttgtcttgttgtTTCGTGTGTTTTGGTTTGTGTCGGTGTCTCGTCACCAGCTAGGCTACCCGCGGCGTGTCGTTTTCTCGTGAGATTCGTGTTTTGTTTCGCCTCGACAAGGTCACGGCTTGCTCGCTTCGGGATCGCTTTGTTTCGTCTGGTCTGGGACAAGCAGTAGAAAATTGAGAGATGTGGGATGGAGAATGCGGGATGAAGATCTGTGTCCAGAAACAACGGCCCAGAAAGAGTCAAGGCTGGGAGGGGTGACATGGGCGTCCAGGGGTGGGCCCAGGCTATTTGTTTAGGTCCCGTCACCGAGTAAACATGCTAAAGCCGTTGGTGGCTTGATTTCCGGCGGTTGGAAACCCGATGTCGAAAAAATTAATTTGATGCAAATTCAAAATGGATTGCTATTAGTAGCAGCGGCGGTTAGCTATCCACAGGGTCGGGTTGGTGATCTGCAAAATGGCTGGCGCCTCTTTTTGGTTGCCCTGGAAGCGGTCGATTTGAGTTTTGGAGAATTGAGTTTTGGGGGGTGTATTACTGAATAA
This window contains:
- a CDS encoding rhoGEF domain-containing protein — protein: MVRVTDELALSPEHIALYHAPDPLLGQLPVLIFHGPSTTANYTLNSSRVQVHVFTPAGFQSFPRITISPSSPFYSVVNHLPREFQGDEVYRGLAFGLFRYFKELPENVKNHLKNVYPPKGKRPGSAPALFSEQHAADLVKEMVKSENTVDVVATLDEALQTQHISNVDIDLLLPPGSIVPPQPSEFEEMPDDEDDIIDPTLRQYGMYTPLVKLFGEPVFLPTSKLRRAPSKPTPLNRNKTFTKDQKIELRMKMGELVDTEERYVLKVQELVKTVANDFRNKSKARPAESLSPSEEELEKLFPKSSDGILQVNSAFVEELRKIMDETEEDAVKDMEIPTMTLSSTKAPNNPTRVKDPLGALAMAKLFLEWFPKFTQCYQDYIKRVSQAGEQTIRSLLIEPVQRLPRYSLLIDQIIASLPITHPALQPMLKARDIITNICSMDDPLPDKPHVANRLRNMVEAWPADLEPQGRLILAADFLELSPPYQATVDSDDAGIFLLFSDYIVMLRKSGDNNMTGRDLLREIDKPSAAELLISMTNAAGGPGVYEFIFTGWHHLADVRFTESADGHLVWMTSSAEMKGMHPGEHKVPKAITSRCFLLQEAFEGKAAKWSEDVVKARIEARFSETEREDPRWTLRSVRMPENNLGLHAAIYQEGADQLVEGRREPAFIRVVVDHEKGTKGAPVGHYGIEIVINVASKNMKRISLLTVGLNGKQYQDDVALEDFLPTMSRRIMQLLSAQFNVSNRNLTAPMVSYNSKTLRTLCLFNRAEKTRSFLAASPVKLFTSLWSGGSNNASETTLSEIKHQHQPSIQRADSHHSVYGSIRGRDNSRRPLEEVMPENPLVRLEQTFEAFTTALQYRKGSIHGRTLMHRSMADELLVNDLYNRLIENPSEVEVANDVGTEVVFTAFENFLHIAWAEQIGPVTTIKMLDTLQERANKRVPGEFADFVNFLFKELAPQNRRAFTALIKLLADLLDGCSNDSDRGALTLAFSEMLVTDGTAANYINLLDRLVDDCDRIFGEPTYAGFSLADLALIESFQARANGGPGLNSGNKSHQGSVTSNTSSLRRKFGLDMLLRQNSNSKEERNSVWRSLGKHRNSASGESQSMSRATMQQALRQRSIDDNNISKRFTLGRPGSGDRVHVASAFEELNRPPSAHRQEYPLDTIGEPVSEPPTPGSPRRHAKRRSSLSDLPSLMETESIQEEREAEEREDALQVLQNTSEKVNGSPNVIPVKTPLLSPDSSLLKSPRQKENMGSVDIYGSVRIRAGSPIKEIQAKLEQAMRGNSPTRQDPPPYRRPKPTHTKTLSTSNIPTLLPPKPIRPGSSSGETPVRVTISPTRTPAQKLRLQSPQKLRERLQTEKTAVGEADAMLQSELFKIGEEMARVNNDSLTDSEAASIQLLASSVASLEDRMPGVMQELRDRQDELQRDVEITLKTTESKMRSIDQLHKEAVAENELLYERFNTELGKIVKALKGKGKEDKEELIVKLKTQGEELAKMKKENARLKREMISLRAALKGTTE
- a CDS encoding HORMA domain-containing protein encodes the protein MSASPPHPQDSSHSQSHSLPSHTANPLLSSFTSFLTIAIHSLLYHRTLYPSTSFLATRAYNLPVHQSRHPGLCAWISDAVAAIAAQLRVGSVRRIVLAIHSPLGPSQPPVVRERWVFDVHRFPAWGSTAETDAPTSHQQQQQQHEDLDDPVAEDADDGAASEKLNWADIHEALRATLQRLAYAAQAAPKLPPGCTFALALELRDEAEAPIGYPQPWIPSEGPLQPPTAEKPHQGESLRGAATKPVRSVRADPLFFECWLEQGPEDAEAVSSGSGIVTNTSSEKTSQ
- a CDS encoding PI31 proteasome regulator domain-containing protein; translation: MAEPRQTPVSTDSVLQAMADALPTHQPNDESSDIASSYEVVALLAHAYFVSLDFRLYGFNEDKLLEECQTLAPRLPPQWNNGFGALSFVYRHKQSAMTFVLRVDRMGAKVEVRALAVGDEKIYRIEYETRKVVNASKLPFRIPLDGHGQEDRSNLVGTLKALFDSPGTIERIIRDLRVNLVQKLIPKLQKEGYLETEEGVEQKIPSTIERRIQESGQQRPPSFEQPRRFDPPSSMTPNRPGAIPQASEPFRPQQPPHPYPHPDLLPNAGAPRRPIPGDFPPPGFEDEHEINAPPRNMGGLRMPPVNIGHDDLNPQGLGPHDPLRGSFVGGGPPRPGGFSGMHPTFGDPLFTGQGGYGGQQYGQGYNSQRPPGARYDPVDPSDGPMYPLGQQPPFPGRGGGRGGNNGGFGFGPGGFGSGSGGFGPGDII